One window of the Candidatus Methanoperedens sp. genome contains the following:
- a CDS encoding ammonium transporter has product MTNPGDTAWVLVSAALVMLMTPAVGLFYGGMVRKKNVLAIIMQSFIILAIISIQWVLFGYSLAFGPDAGRGLIGGLEWLGLNGVGAAPNPDYAATIPASVFMIFQAMFAIITPALITGSFADRMKFSTMMVFSVLWATLVYDPVAHWVWSIGGWIRTLGALDFAGGTVVHITAGISAFAAAIIIGKRLGYGREDMAPHNVPMTIIGGVLLWFGWFGFNAGSALAANGLAASAFIVTNTAAAAAALTWTFISWTHGGKPNAVGIVTGGVAGLVAITPGSGFVGVVPAIIIGIGAGIFCYFAMHLRSKKTRIDDSLDVMACHGVGGIWGALTTGIFASVAVNAAGADGLIYGNPGLVVKQLIAIVAVLTYSFIVTAIILKVLDAAMGLRVKDEHEVEGLDVSQHGEKAYL; this is encoded by the coding sequence ATGACCAACCCGGGAGACACAGCATGGGTGCTTGTTTCTGCCGCGCTTGTTATGTTAATGACTCCTGCTGTCGGGCTTTTCTATGGCGGGATGGTCAGGAAAAAGAACGTCCTGGCTATCATCATGCAAAGCTTCATAATACTGGCAATAATAAGCATCCAGTGGGTGCTTTTCGGATACAGCCTGGCATTCGGCCCTGATGCAGGAAGAGGATTGATAGGGGGCCTTGAATGGCTTGGCCTGAATGGAGTGGGAGCAGCGCCAAACCCTGATTACGCTGCCACGATACCTGCATCGGTATTCATGATATTCCAGGCAATGTTCGCAATTATCACACCCGCATTAATAACCGGGTCTTTTGCAGACAGGATGAAATTCAGCACAATGATGGTTTTCAGCGTACTCTGGGCAACTCTTGTCTATGACCCGGTAGCACACTGGGTATGGAGTATCGGCGGATGGATACGCACACTTGGCGCTCTTGACTTTGCAGGGGGCACAGTCGTCCACATAACAGCGGGAATTTCAGCATTTGCAGCAGCGATAATCATAGGAAAGCGTCTCGGATACGGACGTGAGGACATGGCGCCACACAACGTCCCGATGACCATAATCGGCGGTGTGCTCCTGTGGTTCGGATGGTTCGGTTTCAATGCAGGAAGCGCCCTTGCTGCCAACGGGCTTGCAGCCAGCGCTTTTATCGTAACGAACACGGCTGCGGCAGCGGCAGCTCTTACCTGGACATTCATAAGCTGGACACATGGAGGAAAACCGAATGCTGTCGGGATCGTTACCGGAGGTGTCGCAGGTCTTGTGGCAATAACCCCGGGATCCGGCTTCGTGGGCGTGGTTCCTGCCATAATTATCGGCATTGGAGCAGGAATATTCTGCTATTTTGCGATGCACCTGAGGTCAAAAAAGACCCGTATCGATGATTCTCTTGACGTAATGGCATGTCACGGGGTAGGAGGTATCTGGGGAGCTCTTACAACAGGGATATTTGCTTCTGTTGCGGTCAATGCTGCTGGTGCAGACGGGCTTATTTACGGGAATCCGGGACTTGTAGTGAAGCAATTGATAGCGATCGTGGCTGTATTGACTTATTCATTTATAGTGACTGCCATTATACTCAAGGTCCTTGATGCGGCGATGGGCCTGCGGGTAAAGGATGAACATGAAGTCGAAGGGCTTGACGTTTCCCAGCATGGGGAGAAGGCATACTTGTAA